One segment of Fuscovulum ytuae DNA contains the following:
- the gcvH gene encoding glycine cleavage system protein GcvH, whose product MKYTEEHEWLRVEGDLVVVGITEHAATQLGDVVFVELPETETMVAAGDEVVVIESVKAASDILAPVDGEIVAVNSKLTDHPGLVNEDPTGAAWFFKMKLDDLSVLDQFMDEDEYNDLIG is encoded by the coding sequence ATGAAATACACCGAAGAACATGAATGGCTACGGGTCGAGGGCGATCTGGTCGTCGTCGGGATCACCGAGCATGCCGCGACGCAATTGGGCGACGTGGTGTTTGTCGAATTGCCCGAGACCGAAACCATGGTCGCTGCGGGCGACGAGGTCGTGGTGATCGAGAGCGTGAAGGCCGCGTCCGACATCCTTGCCCCGGTTGATGGCGAGATCGTCGCCGTCAATTCCAAGCTGACGGATCATCCGGGCCTTGTGAATGAGGACCCGACGGGTGCGGCGTGGTTCTTCAAGATGAAGCTTGATGATTTGTCCGTGCTGGATCAGTTCATGGACGAGGATGAATATAACGACCTGATCGGGTGA
- the gltX gene encoding glutamate--tRNA ligase: MTTPSNVTTRFAPSPTGYIHVGNLRTALMNYLITRKAGGTFILRLDDTDQERSKQEYIDGLMEDLDWLGIRYDRVEQQSKRLARYAEAAEQLKAAGRFYECFETPTELDLKRKKLLNMGRPPVYDRAALSLTEEQKAAYRAEGRQGYWRFLLDQERIEWRDGIIGDISIDAASVSDPVLIKADGQVLYTFASSVDDVDMGVTHIVRGADHVTNTATQIQIMKALGGTPPQFAHHSLLTGPQGEELSKRLGVLSLRDLRARGVAPLALMSLMARLGSSKPVELAASMQDLIDGFDVGSFGAAPTKFDAEDLFPLTRAHVQGLPFAAVAERIAALGVPAEEAEAFWNVAKGNITVLADLEEWWALFRDGAEPMVEAGDEEFIRQAVSMLPARPWTRATWGEWTEAVKAATGRKGKTLYMPLRKALTGRANGPEMAEVMPLLKVVKAG; this comes from the coding sequence ATGACCACGCCGTCCAACGTCACCACCCGTTTCGCGCCGTCGCCCACCGGATATATCCATGTGGGCAATCTGCGCACTGCGTTGATGAATTACCTGATCACCCGCAAGGCGGGGGGGACCTTCATCTTGCGGTTGGACGATACGGATCAGGAACGGTCGAAGCAGGAATATATCGACGGGCTGATGGAGGATCTGGACTGGCTGGGCATCCGCTATGACCGGGTGGAGCAGCAGTCGAAGCGTCTGGCGCGCTATGCCGAAGCCGCCGAGCAGTTGAAGGCGGCGGGGCGGTTTTACGAATGTTTCGAGACGCCGACCGAGCTGGACCTGAAGCGGAAGAAGCTTTTGAACATGGGGCGGCCACCGGTCTATGACCGGGCGGCCCTGTCTTTGACCGAGGAGCAGAAGGCAGCCTATCGGGCCGAGGGGCGGCAGGGCTATTGGCGGTTCCTGCTGGATCAGGAGCGGATCGAGTGGCGCGATGGGATCATCGGGGACATTTCGATTGATGCGGCGTCCGTGTCGGACCCGGTGCTGATCAAGGCGGATGGGCAGGTTCTTTATACCTTTGCCTCGTCGGTGGATGATGTGGATATGGGGGTCACCCACATCGTGCGGGGCGCGGACCATGTGACGAACACGGCCACGCAGATCCAGATCATGAAGGCGCTGGGCGGCACGCCGCCGCAATTTGCCCATCACAGCCTGCTGACCGGGCCGCAGGGCGAGGAATTGTCCAAGCGGCTGGGTGTGCTGTCCTTGCGCGACCTGCGGGCGCGGGGCGTGGCGCCCTTGGCGCTGATGTCGTTGATGGCGCGACTGGGGTCTTCGAAACCGGTGGAACTGGCGGCATCGATGCAAGACCTTATCGACGGGTTCGATGTGGGATCTTTCGGGGCGGCGCCGACGAAGTTTGATGCCGAGGACCTATTCCCGCTGACGCGCGCGCATGTGCAGGGCCTGCCCTTTGCCGCCGTGGCAGAGCGGATCGCGGCGCTGGGCGTGCCGGCGGAGGAGGCAGAGGCCTTCTGGAATGTGGCCAAGGGCAATATCACGGTGCTGGCCGATCTGGAGGAATGGTGGGCGCTGTTCCGCGATGGGGCCGAGCCGATGGTCGAGGCGGGGGATGAAGAGTTCATCCGGCAGGCGGTGTCGATGCTGCCCGCGCGGCCATGGACGCGGGCCACCTGGGGCGAATGGACCGAGGCGGTGAAGGCCGCCACGGGGCGGAAGGGCAAGACGCTGTATATGCCCTTGCGTAAGGCGCTGACGGGGCGGGCGAATGGGCCGGAAATGGCCGAGGTCATGCCCTTGCTGAAGGTGGTGAAGGCGGGGTGA
- a CDS encoding thioredoxin family protein, with amino-acid sequence MADGVKLCCGDCGQMNRVPAARLAAGPKCGVCGAALLDGRVMALDAAAHDKAVRGDELPLLVDYWAAWCGPCRMMAPEFAKAAKALAPSVRFGKLDTEAHPAVAQRAAIRGIPALILYRGGREVARIAGARPAAEIVDFVRSHVAMARG; translated from the coding sequence ATGGCGGATGGGGTGAAGCTGTGCTGCGGAGACTGTGGGCAGATGAACCGGGTCCCGGCGGCGCGGCTGGCGGCGGGGCCGAAATGCGGGGTCTGCGGGGCGGCGCTGCTGGATGGCCGGGTGATGGCATTGGACGCCGCCGCGCATGACAAGGCGGTGCGGGGGGATGAGCTGCCGCTTTTGGTGGATTACTGGGCGGCGTGGTGCGGGCCGTGCCGCATGATGGCGCCGGAATTTGCCAAGGCGGCGAAGGCGTTGGCCCCTTCGGTGCGGTTTGGCAAGCTGGATACAGAGGCGCATCCGGCGGTGGCGCAGCGGGCAGCAATCCGGGGCATTCCGGCCCTGATCCTGTATCGGGGCGGGCGCGAGGTGGCGCGGATTGCCGGGGCGCGACCTGCGGCGGAGATCGTGGATTTCGTGCGGTCGCATGTCGCGATGGCGCGCGGTTGA
- the gcvP gene encoding aminomethyl-transferring glycine dehydrogenase, whose translation MSYTPVDYNPYDFANRRHIGPSPAEMDEMLKVVGVKTLDELIDQTVPAAIRQSVPLGWAPLSEHELLARMRAVGARNKVMTSLIGQGYYGTVTPPAIQRNILENPAWYTAYTPYQPEIAQGRLEALLNYQTMVADLTGLPVANASLLDEATAAAEAMAMAERVAKSKARGFFVDHGCHPQTIAVIRTRALPLGIEVIVGDPAKLVPEQVFGAIFQYPGTYGHVIDFTKEIAALHAAKAVAIVATDLLALTILKEPGAMGADIAIGSSQRFGVPMGYGGPHAAFMSCKDDYKRAMPGRIVGVSIDARGNKAYRLSLQTREQHIRREKATSNVCTAQALLAVMASFYAVFHGPKGLRAIAERVHFLTNRLARALKAAGAKVSPKAFFDTITVEVGVGQAGILAAARHEGLNFRKIGSDRVGISLDETTDEKVLIRVLRAFGIDGVPPHRATLGFPMEMVRQSDYLTHPVFHMNRAESEMMRYMRRLSDRDLALDRAMIPLGSCTMKLNAAAEMMPITWPEFGTLHPFAPSDQAAGYREAIEDLTAKLCEVTGYDAFSMQPNSGAQGEYAGLLTIQAYHRARGEGHRNICLIPVSAHGTNPASAQMAGMQVVVVKSAPNGDVDLDDFRQRAEQAGENLAACMITYPSTHGVFEETVKEICKITHDHGGQVYLDGANMNALVGLVKPGEIGSDVSHLNLHKTFAIPHGGGGPGMGPIGVKAHLAPYLPGHPETGGTEGPVSAAPFGSASILLISWAYCLMMGGEGLTQATRVAILNANYIAARLKGAYPILFMGNKGRVAHECILDTRPFAEFGVTVDDIAKRLIDNGFHAPTMSWPVAGTLMVEPTESETKAEIDRFITALMAIRAEIEAVEKGEISAEDSPLRHAPHTVEDLVADWTRKYPREQGCFPPGAFRVDKYWPPVGRVDNVHGDRNLICICPPVESYAQAAE comes from the coding sequence ATGAGCTATACCCCGGTCGACTACAACCCCTATGACTTTGCCAATCGTCGCCATATCGGCCCTTCGCCCGCCGAAATGGACGAGATGCTGAAGGTTGTGGGGGTCAAGACACTGGACGAATTGATCGACCAGACGGTGCCGGCTGCGATCCGGCAGAGCGTACCTCTAGGTTGGGCGCCCTTGTCCGAGCATGAATTGCTGGCGCGAATGCGGGCTGTCGGTGCGCGCAACAAGGTGATGACCAGTCTGATCGGGCAGGGCTATTACGGCACGGTCACGCCGCCCGCGATCCAGCGCAACATTCTGGAAAACCCGGCGTGGTATACTGCCTATACGCCCTATCAGCCCGAAATTGCTCAGGGGCGGCTTGAGGCGCTGTTGAATTACCAGACGATGGTGGCCGATCTGACCGGGCTGCCGGTGGCCAATGCGTCGCTGCTGGACGAGGCGACGGCGGCAGCCGAGGCCATGGCGATGGCGGAGCGGGTGGCCAAGTCGAAGGCGCGGGGTTTCTTTGTCGATCATGGTTGCCATCCGCAGACCATCGCGGTGATCCGCACAAGGGCCCTGCCTTTGGGGATTGAGGTGATCGTGGGCGATCCGGCGAAGCTGGTGCCGGAGCAGGTCTTTGGCGCGATCTTCCAATATCCGGGCACTTATGGGCATGTGATTGACTTCACAAAGGAAATCGCAGCGCTGCATGCGGCGAAGGCGGTGGCCATCGTGGCGACCGATCTGCTGGCGCTGACCATCCTGAAAGAACCCGGTGCGATGGGGGCGGATATCGCCATCGGGTCGAGCCAGCGTTTCGGCGTGCCGATGGGCTATGGCGGGCCGCATGCCGCCTTCATGTCCTGCAAGGACGACTATAAGCGCGCGATGCCGGGGCGGATTGTCGGGGTGTCCATCGATGCGCGGGGGAATAAGGCCTATCGCCTTTCCTTGCAGACGCGCGAGCAGCATATCCGGCGCGAGAAGGCGACCTCGAATGTCTGCACGGCGCAGGCGCTACTGGCGGTGATGGCGTCCTTCTATGCGGTGTTCCACGGACCGAAGGGCCTGCGGGCGATTGCGGAACGGGTCCATTTCCTGACGAACCGTCTGGCGCGCGCGCTGAAGGCGGCGGGGGCAAAGGTGTCGCCCAAGGCGTTTTTCGACACGATCACGGTGGAGGTGGGTGTCGGGCAGGCAGGCATTCTGGCTGCCGCGCGGCATGAAGGGTTGAATTTCCGCAAGATCGGAAGTGATCGCGTGGGGATCAGCTTGGACGAGACGACGGATGAGAAGGTGCTGATCCGTGTGCTGCGGGCCTTTGGGATTGATGGCGTGCCGCCGCATCGGGCGACGCTGGGCTTTCCGATGGAGATGGTGCGGCAGTCGGACTATCTGACCCATCCGGTATTCCACATGAACCGCGCGGAATCTGAGATGATGCGCTACATGCGCCGTCTGTCGGACCGCGATCTGGCGTTGGACCGGGCGATGATCCCGTTGGGGTCCTGCACGATGAAGCTAAATGCGGCGGCAGAGATGATGCCGATCACTTGGCCGGAATTTGGCACACTGCATCCTTTTGCCCCGTCTGATCAGGCAGCAGGCTATCGCGAGGCGATCGAGGATTTGACGGCCAAGCTGTGTGAGGTGACGGGGTATGACGCCTTTTCCATGCAGCCCAATAGCGGCGCGCAGGGGGAATATGCAGGGCTTTTGACCATTCAGGCCTATCACCGTGCGCGGGGCGAGGGGCACCGGAACATCTGCCTGATCCCGGTATCGGCGCATGGCACGAACCCCGCCTCCGCACAGATGGCCGGGATGCAGGTCGTGGTGGTGAAATCGGCGCCGAATGGCGACGTGGATCTGGATGATTTCCGGCAACGTGCGGAACAAGCAGGGGAAAATCTGGCGGCCTGCATGATCACTTATCCGTCCACCCATGGGGTGTTCGAAGAGACGGTGAAGGAGATCTGCAAGATTACCCATGACCATGGCGGGCAGGTCTATCTGGACGGGGCAAATATGAACGCGCTGGTCGGGTTGGTGAAGCCCGGCGAGATCGGGTCGGATGTGAGCCATTTGAACCTGCACAAGACATTCGCCATTCCGCATGGCGGCGGCGGTCCGGGCATGGGGCCGATCGGGGTGAAGGCGCATCTGGCGCCTTATCTGCCGGGGCATCCCGAAACCGGGGGGACGGAAGGTCCGGTCAGTGCCGCGCCTTTTGGTTCGGCCTCCATCCTTCTGATTTCATGGGCTTATTGCCTGATGATGGGGGGCGAGGGGCTGACGCAGGCGACGCGGGTGGCGATCTTGAACGCCAATTATATCGCGGCGCGGTTGAAGGGGGCCTATCCGATCCTGTTCATGGGGAACAAGGGGCGGGTGGCGCATGAATGCATCCTTGATACGCGGCCGTTTGCGGAGTTTGGCGTAACGGTGGACGACATCGCCAAGCGGTTGATCGACAACGGGTTCCACGCGCCGACGATGAGCTGGCCGGTGGCGGGGACCCTGATGGTGGAGCCGACGGAAAGCGAAACGAAGGCCGAGATCGACCGTTTCATCACCGCCCTGATGGCGATCCGGGCCGAGATTGAAGCCGTTGAAAAGGGAGAGATTTCCGCCGAGGACAGCCCGCTGCGCCATGCCCCGCACACGGTGGAGGATCTGGTGGCGGACTGGACGCGGAAATATCCGCGCGAACAGGGCTGCTTCCCCCCCGGTGCGTTCCGGGTGGACAAATACTGGCCGCCCGTGGGGCGGGTGGACAATGTCCATGGCGACCGCAACCTGATCTGCATCTGCCCGCCCGTGGAGAGCTATGCCCAAGCGGCGGAATGA
- a CDS encoding AzlD domain-containing protein, giving the protein MSWDVLVLALLVGAANWGFRYLPIRFGLGGGSEGGLLARFLAAVGPAAIATLFVASSLPFLREGTVLAPILGTAAVIAVWVWRRSVVLATLAGAVAYAAGFALAG; this is encoded by the coding sequence ATGAGTTGGGATGTGCTGGTGCTGGCGCTGTTGGTGGGGGCGGCAAATTGGGGGTTTCGCTATTTGCCCATCCGCTTTGGGTTGGGGGGCGGGTCGGAGGGCGGACTTCTGGCGCGGTTCCTTGCCGCCGTCGGGCCCGCGGCGATTGCCACGCTGTTTGTGGCATCCAGCCTGCCGTTTTTGCGCGAAGGGACTGTGTTGGCCCCGATTTTGGGCACGGCGGCGGTGATCGCGGTCTGGGTCTGGCGGCGGTCGGTCGTTCTTGCGACGCTGGCAGGGGCCGTGGCCTATGCGGCGGGCTTTGCGCTGGCCGGTTAG
- a CDS encoding MATE family efflux transporter: MCRPVGVFPALGAKVAATIDGETGAVGEAAPVTAKFVTGNLFRHVAVMSLTSSVGLMAIFVVDLINMLYISWLQDPEKTAAIGYAGAVLFFTTAFGIGLSVGVSALVSRAVGARDFALARQRTTEGLLLGAGFGAGFAALVWVLLPPIVGLLGATGGTAAEALHFLRVLIPSQPLLMIGMIGAGVLRAHGDARRSMMVTVWGAIVLAALDPVLILWADLGLTGAALAGWGSRAAIAGMALWPIWRHYGGFGRPSGASVAAASVPLFAISGPAILTQLATPVGQAVVTRMVAGYGEAAVAGMAIAGRLTPVAFGIIFALSGAVGPIIGQNLGAKKMDRVRRAFWDSILFAGLVIVAMSALLFMARGYIAAAFHAEGLTRDLIFLFCGPLSLLFFFNGLIFVANATCNNLGAAMQSTMVNWGRHTIGTVPFAWALGLWWGAEGVLIGQALGGVLFGILAVWLALRVVDRVAAGAKV; the protein is encoded by the coding sequence ATGTGCAGGCCGGTCGGCGTGTTTCCGGCATTGGGGGCAAAGGTGGCGGCGACGATTGATGGCGAGACTGGTGCGGTGGGCGAAGCGGCACCCGTGACGGCGAAATTCGTGACGGGGAACCTGTTTCGGCATGTTGCGGTGATGTCTCTGACCTCGTCGGTCGGGTTGATGGCGATCTTCGTCGTGGACCTGATCAACATGCTTTATATCAGCTGGTTGCAGGACCCAGAGAAGACGGCGGCCATCGGCTATGCGGGGGCGGTGTTGTTCTTCACCACGGCCTTCGGGATCGGGCTTTCGGTGGGCGTGTCGGCGCTGGTGTCGCGGGCGGTGGGGGCGCGGGATTTTGCGCTGGCGCGGCAGCGGACGACCGAGGGGCTTTTGCTGGGTGCGGGGTTCGGCGCGGGTTTTGCGGCGCTGGTCTGGGTTTTGTTGCCGCCGATCGTGGGGCTTTTGGGGGCAACGGGCGGGACAGCGGCGGAGGCGCTGCATTTCCTGCGGGTGCTGATCCCGTCGCAGCCCCTTTTGATGATCGGCATGATCGGGGCGGGGGTGCTTAGGGCGCATGGAGATGCGCGGCGCAGCATGATGGTGACGGTTTGGGGGGCCATCGTTCTGGCGGCGCTGGACCCGGTGCTGATCCTTTGGGCGGACCTTGGCCTTACGGGGGCGGCGCTGGCGGGATGGGGGTCGCGGGCGGCCATCGCGGGCATGGCGCTGTGGCCGATCTGGCGGCATTATGGCGGGTTCGGGCGGCCTTCGGGGGCGAGTGTGGCGGCCGCCTCAGTGCCTTTGTTCGCGATTTCCGGGCCAGCGATTCTGACGCAGTTGGCCACCCCGGTTGGGCAGGCGGTCGTGACGCGGATGGTGGCGGGCTATGGTGAGGCTGCGGTGGCCGGGATGGCCATTGCGGGGCGGCTGACCCCGGTGGCCTTTGGCATCATCTTTGCGCTGTCGGGGGCGGTGGGGCCGATCATCGGCCAGAACCTTGGCGCGAAGAAGATGGACCGGGTGCGGCGGGCCTTTTGGGATTCGATCCTGTTCGCCGGGCTGGTGATTGTGGCCATGTCGGCGCTGCTATTCATGGCGCGGGGATACATCGCGGCTGCCTTCCATGCCGAGGGATTGACGCGCGATCTGATCTTTCTCTTCTGCGGGCCGTTGAGCCTGCTGTTCTTCTTCAACGGCTTGATCTTTGTGGCCAATGCGACCTGCAACAATCTGGGCGCGGCGATGCAGTCCACGATGGTGAACTGGGGGCGGCATACGATCGGGACCGTGCCATTTGCCTGGGCCTTGGGTCTTTGGTGGGGGGCGGAGGGCGTGCTGATCGGTCAGGCGCTGGGCGGGGTGCTGTTTGGTATTCTGGCCGTCTGGCTGGCGCTGCGGGTGGTTGACCGGGTGGCGGCGGGGGCGAAGGTCTGA
- a CDS encoding AzlC family ABC transporter permease gives MGNGWGGTFGTGLVAAVPIALGYFPIAFAFGVAAVGAGLTPLGATALSVIIYAGASQFLALALITSGAALPVAAATLIAMNLRHVLYGPALMKAAGEGAGRRYAWAWGWGLTDEVFGAALGEMARGRRFAEAWMFGLGLPAYAAWVSGTLAGAMAGDGALAGWPVVEAGFSFLLPALFLALLLSILTRPQVPVILVAGLACVGGTLAVSATTGILGGMLAGALAGVLRGRA, from the coding sequence TTGGGCAACGGGTGGGGCGGAACTTTCGGCACGGGGCTGGTTGCGGCGGTGCCGATCGCGCTGGGCTATTTTCCGATCGCCTTTGCCTTTGGGGTTGCGGCGGTGGGGGCGGGGCTTACGCCGCTTGGGGCGACGGCGTTGTCGGTCATCATCTATGCGGGGGCGTCGCAATTTCTGGCGCTGGCGCTGATCACCTCGGGCGCGGCGCTGCCGGTGGCGGCGGCGACGCTGATCGCGATGAATTTGCGCCATGTGCTTTATGGCCCGGCGCTGATGAAGGCGGCGGGGGAAGGCGCGGGGCGGCGCTATGCCTGGGCCTGGGGCTGGGGCCTGACGGATGAGGTCTTTGGCGCGGCGCTGGGCGAGATGGCGCGGGGGCGGCGCTTTGCCGAGGCCTGGATGTTCGGGCTGGGGCTGCCGGCCTATGCGGCATGGGTGTCGGGCACGCTGGCGGGGGCCATGGCGGGGGATGGGGCGCTGGCCGGGTGGCCGGTGGTGGAGGCGGGGTTTTCCTTTCTGCTGCCTGCGCTGTTCCTTGCACTTCTGCTGTCGATCCTGACGCGGCCACAGGTGCCGGTGATCTTGGTGGCGGGGCTGGCCTGTGTGGGCGGCACGCTGGCGGTTTCGGCGACGACGGGCATTCTGGGCGGAATGCTGGCCGGTGCCTTGGCCGGAGTTCTGCGGGGGCGAGCATGA
- the gcvT gene encoding glycine cleavage system aminomethyltransferase GcvT — protein MVPFAGYEMPVQYPAGVMKEHLHTRTAAGLFDVSHMGQVILRPKRGMEALCLGFEALMPVDVLGLAEGRQRYGLFTNETGGILDDLMFAHRGDHLFVVVNAACKEADVAHMRAHLADVAEVEFIADRALIALQGPGAEAALAAMVPEVAAMRFMDVGVFPWQSNELWVSRSGYTGEDGFEVSVPEAGAEGFVRTLLAQEGVAPIGLGARDSLRLEAGLCLYGHDIDTGTSPVEAALTWAIQKARRAGGAREGGFPGAARILRELAEGPERRRVGLRPEGRAPMREGVELFATDGTPLGRITSGGFGPSVEAPVAMGYVPASYAKIGTVIEGELRGKRQPLTVADMPFNPTTYKR, from the coding sequence ATGGTCCCCTTCGCCGGATATGAGATGCCGGTGCAATATCCGGCGGGCGTGATGAAGGAGCATCTGCACACGCGTACCGCCGCCGGGCTGTTCGATGTGAGCCATATGGGGCAGGTCATCCTGCGCCCCAAGCGCGGGATGGAGGCGCTGTGCCTTGGGTTCGAGGCGCTGATGCCCGTCGATGTGCTGGGACTGGCGGAGGGGCGGCAGCGATACGGGCTTTTCACGAATGAGACGGGGGGCATCCTTGATGACCTGATGTTCGCGCATCGGGGGGATCATCTGTTTGTCGTCGTCAATGCCGCCTGCAAGGAGGCCGATGTGGCGCATATGCGGGCGCATCTGGCGGATGTGGCAGAGGTGGAGTTCATCGCCGACCGTGCGCTGATTGCGCTGCAGGGGCCGGGGGCGGAAGCGGCGCTGGCGGCGATGGTGCCGGAGGTGGCGGCTATGCGGTTCATGGATGTGGGGGTTTTTCCGTGGCAATCCAACGAGCTGTGGGTGTCGCGGTCCGGCTATACCGGCGAGGACGGGTTTGAGGTTTCGGTGCCGGAGGCAGGGGCGGAAGGGTTTGTCCGGACGCTTTTGGCGCAAGAGGGCGTGGCCCCCATCGGCCTTGGGGCGCGCGACAGCCTGCGGCTTGAGGCGGGTCTGTGCCTTTACGGGCATGACATCGACACAGGGACGAGCCCTGTCGAGGCTGCTCTGACTTGGGCGATCCAGAAAGCGCGGCGCGCAGGCGGGGCGCGCGAGGGCGGGTTCCCGGGTGCCGCGCGCATCCTGCGGGAATTGGCCGAGGGGCCGGAGCGCCGCCGCGTTGGACTGCGCCCGGAAGGCCGGGCGCCGATGCGCGAGGGGGTGGAGCTGTTTGCGACAGATGGCACGCCGCTTGGTCGCATCACTTCGGGCGGGTTTGGCCCCAGCGTCGAGGCCCCTGTTGCCATGGGCTATGTGCCCGCGTCTTATGCGAAAATCGGAACGGTGATCGAAGGGGAGTTGCGCGGAAAACGGCAGCCCCTGACCGTTGCGGACATGCCTTTCAATCCCACCACCTACAAGCGTTGA
- a CDS encoding sensor histidine kinase, with amino-acid sequence MTAGRKRLKDRFREESNLLRPIDMRDLPKRLGMSGFFLTIIFLIDEMEAALACGLAILIAEGVSNFLYKREMAWRGPVPLWFFGLHWTLNAGLAFLYMIPAMIMSTNTDVAVVALSLIWTCGVFIHITNAFGKMPLYTLQMLWPVLISTSFVIWSIAHNEIERAGPYGLALLIIAFVLYIYNIAENLFKQARADTALAAALVESQGRLTDLEATRQQLLNAVEGLNDGFVSFDSEDRLVIANRRFRELYARSAEAILPGARFEDILRHGLAQGQFLEAVGREEAWLAEQLNVAASKAVVRQILPDGTVVQVLERRTADGGRVGLRVDVTEMTRAREAAEAASRAKSEFLANMSHEIRTPLNGVLGMADLLAETELDSRQKKMLSTIRASGWSLLSLLNDILDLAKVESGKMVLDARVFDLRASVDRLEALHAATAQGKGITFDILHSSGGLYLRKGDETRIVQVLHNLVGNAIKFTESGSVRLKVRANQPDRVLFEVADTGIGMTEEQVSRIFETFEQADASTARRFGGSGLGMTIVRRLVDLMDGEISIDSAPGRGTRVLVMIRVPVEAE; translated from the coding sequence ATGACGGCAGGAAGGAAACGTCTGAAGGATCGGTTCCGGGAGGAGTCGAACCTTCTGCGACCGATCGACATGCGTGACCTGCCAAAGCGGTTGGGCATGTCAGGGTTTTTCCTGACCATCATCTTTCTTATCGACGAGATGGAGGCGGCGCTGGCCTGTGGCCTGGCGATCCTGATTGCCGAGGGCGTTTCGAACTTTCTTTACAAGCGGGAAATGGCGTGGCGGGGGCCGGTGCCCTTGTGGTTCTTCGGGCTGCATTGGACGCTGAATGCGGGATTGGCCTTTCTTTACATGATCCCGGCGATGATCATGTCGACCAACACGGATGTGGCGGTTGTCGCGCTGAGCTTGATCTGGACCTGCGGTGTGTTCATCCACATCACAAACGCATTCGGGAAGATGCCGCTTTACACGTTGCAGATGCTTTGGCCGGTGTTGATTTCGACCTCATTCGTCATCTGGTCGATTGCACATAATGAAATTGAGCGGGCGGGGCCATACGGGCTGGCTTTGCTGATCATCGCCTTTGTTTTGTATATCTACAACATTGCGGAAAACCTGTTCAAACAGGCGCGGGCCGATACGGCACTGGCCGCGGCGCTGGTGGAATCGCAGGGGCGGTTGACGGATCTGGAGGCAACGCGGCAGCAGCTTTTGAATGCGGTGGAGGGGCTGAACGACGGGTTCGTGTCCTTTGACAGCGAGGATCGGCTGGTGATCGCCAACAGACGGTTCCGCGAGCTTTATGCCCGCAGCGCAGAGGCCATTCTGCCGGGCGCGCGGTTTGAGGATATCTTGCGGCACGGGCTGGCGCAGGGGCAGTTTCTGGAGGCTGTGGGGCGGGAAGAGGCTTGGCTGGCCGAGCAGTTGAATGTTGCAGCGTCGAAGGCGGTGGTGCGGCAGATCTTGCCGGATGGCACGGTGGTGCAGGTTCTGGAGCGGCGGACAGCGGATGGCGGGCGGGTCGGCCTGCGTGTCGATGTGACCGAGATGACACGGGCGCGAGAGGCGGCGGAGGCGGCCAGCCGGGCGAAATCGGAGTTTCTGGCGAATATGAGCCACGAGATCCGCACGCCGTTGAATGGCGTCTTGGGGATGGCGGATTTGCTGGCCGAGACGGAGTTGGACAGCCGCCAGAAAAAGATGCTGTCCACCATAAGGGCGTCGGGGTGGAGCCTTCTGTCGCTGTTGAACGATATCCTAGACCTTGCGAAGGTGGAGTCGGGGAAGATGGTTCTGGATGCGCGGGTGTTCGATCTGCGCGCCTCGGTCGACCGGTTGGAAGCGTTGCATGCGGCGACGGCGCAGGGGAAGGGGATCACTTTTGACATCCTGCATTCCTCGGGCGGTCTTTATCTGCGCAAGGGGGATGAGACGCGGATCGTGCAGGTGCTGCACAATCTGGTGGGCAATGCGATCAAATTCACCGAAAGCGGGTCGGTGCGGTTGAAGGTGCGGGCGAACCAGCCGGATCGGGTGCTGTTCGAGGTGGCGGATACAGGCATCGGGATGACCGAAGAGCAGGTGTCGCGGATCTTCGAGACATTCGAGCAGGCGGATGCCAGCACGGCGCGGCGCTTTGGCGGCAGCGGTTTGGGGATGACCATTGTTCGGCGGCTGGTCGATCTGATGGATGGCGAGATCAGCATCGACAGTGCGCCGGGGCGCGGCACGCGGGTTTTGGTCATGATCCGGGTGCCGGTGGAGGCCGAGTAA
- a CDS encoding DUF3775 domain-containing protein gives MLEISPEKVVHIIYQFREGDAAEEELHAFIDGLNDDEKAHLTAIAWIGRGAFEPEDYETAVETAYTEATIPTDQYLMGMPHLAENLEAGLEALGIDVTEVEGDFL, from the coding sequence ATGCTGGAGATCAGCCCTGAAAAGGTTGTGCATATCATTTACCAGTTCCGCGAGGGGGATGCGGCGGAAGAGGAGCTGCATGCCTTCATCGACGGTCTGAACGATGACGAGAAGGCGCATCTGACGGCCATCGCCTGGATCGGGCGGGGGGCTTTTGAACCTGAGGATTATGAGACAGCGGTGGAGACGGCCTATACGGAGGCCACGATCCCCACGGATCAATATCTGATGGGCATGCCGCATCTGGCCGAGAACCTTGAGGCGGGGCTTGAGGCGCTGGGCATAGATGTGACGGAAGTCGAGGGCGATTTCCTTTAG